From one Deinococcus aerophilus genomic stretch:
- a CDS encoding carbohydrate kinase family protein — protein MLLSSAPPPQVLVIGGANVDVKLRTLASAVPATSNPGTSAQTPGGVARNVAENLARLGVRAALLSAVGNDTLGDGLLQSTAAAGVDVSPVLRVPGTPTGTYTAVLDDTGELVIAVAAMQVTDALTPAALEDRWAVRVGAPWVVADGNLPPATLAHLLLRAAQGGARVVFEPVSVPKAERSRAVLTAGPAPWAVTPNVAELGALVGAPVPDTLPALTAAAHTLHAQGVEVVWVRRGPHGSLLSGAGGVTELPALKTRVVDVTGAGDAMLAAFLAALLAGETPLQAAREGHAAAALTVASTRTVVPDLTRGRVRAALAQVHAD, from the coding sequence ATGCTCCTCTCCTCTGCTCCACCTCCCCAGGTTCTGGTCATCGGCGGCGCGAACGTGGACGTGAAGCTGCGCACGCTGGCCTCCGCCGTGCCCGCCACGAGCAATCCCGGCACGTCGGCCCAGACCCCCGGCGGCGTGGCCCGCAACGTGGCCGAGAATCTGGCCCGGCTGGGCGTGCGCGCCGCCCTGCTCTCGGCGGTGGGGAACGACACGCTGGGCGATGGGTTACTGCAGAGCACGGCGGCGGCGGGCGTGGACGTCTCTCCGGTGCTGCGCGTGCCCGGCACCCCGACCGGCACCTACACGGCGGTGCTGGACGACACTGGTGAACTGGTGATCGCGGTCGCCGCGATGCAGGTCACGGACGCCCTGACCCCGGCGGCGCTGGAGGACCGGTGGGCGGTGCGGGTGGGCGCACCGTGGGTCGTTGCGGACGGCAACCTGCCCCCCGCGACGCTGGCGCACCTGCTTCTGCGGGCGGCGCAGGGGGGGGCGCGAGTGGTCTTTGAACCCGTCAGCGTGCCCAAGGCCGAGCGCTCACGGGCGGTGCTGACGGCAGGCCCCGCTCCCTGGGCCGTTACGCCGAACGTGGCCGAACTCGGGGCGCTGGTGGGAGCGCCGGTGCCCGACACGTTGCCCGCCCTGACGGCGGCGGCGCATACGCTGCACGCGCAGGGCGTGGAGGTCGTGTGGGTGCGGCGCGGCCCACACGGCAGCCTGCTCTCGGGGGCAGGCGGCGTGACCGAACTGCCCGCCCTGAAGACGCGTGTGGTGGACGTGACCGGAGCCGGAGACGCCATGCTCGCCGCTTTCCTGGCGGCGCTGCTTGCCGGGGAAACGCCTCTACAGGCGGCACGCGAGGGCCACGCGGCGGCGGCCCTGACGGTCGCCAGCACCCGGACG